The following coding sequences lie in one Arthrobacter sp. PGP41 genomic window:
- a CDS encoding DUF4350 domain-containing protein has protein sequence MTAVAPAPSTRRVPEPGGAPDNGTGKTKGLWGWLRRHRALAAGWALVAAALALVLWAQLAPKGDDVPLSLNNAGPDGARAVTQILARHGVKVHAAGNFEAGMAALEAGTSPTLLLYDRSGFLDEPRLRELAASAERVVLVSPRLQTLAALSSSIRQAGVVPDASSALDPGCSVPDAEAAGPVSGESGFIYDGGTACYRPTGSAAGVLTVEDDGRLTVLGSTGILTNERLDELGHAALAIRTLGASPDLVWYLPTIEDLETGGSPQTLDELAPGWARFLGPWLALVAAAAIAWRGRRLGPLVFEPLPVVVKAVETAEGRARLYHDSHAVDQARDNLRAGTLVRLSGHLRLGAAATADQVVNAAARHLGQPARQINQLVNEHPRTEARLVAWSRDLDNLEKEVKGR, from the coding sequence ATGACCGCCGTTGCTCCGGCGCCCTCAACCCGCCGGGTGCCTGAGCCCGGCGGCGCACCGGACAACGGCACAGGGAAAACCAAGGGCTTGTGGGGGTGGCTACGGCGGCACCGTGCCCTCGCGGCCGGGTGGGCCCTCGTGGCCGCCGCCCTGGCGCTGGTTCTCTGGGCGCAGCTGGCACCAAAAGGGGACGATGTTCCCCTGTCCCTCAACAACGCCGGCCCGGACGGTGCCCGGGCCGTCACGCAGATCCTGGCCAGGCACGGTGTCAAGGTCCACGCGGCCGGGAATTTCGAGGCGGGCATGGCGGCGCTGGAGGCTGGAACTTCGCCGACCCTCCTGCTGTACGACAGGAGCGGCTTCCTCGACGAGCCGCGGCTCCGTGAACTGGCGGCGTCCGCGGAAAGGGTGGTGTTGGTTTCGCCCAGGCTGCAGACCCTGGCAGCGCTCAGCAGCAGCATCCGCCAGGCCGGGGTGGTGCCGGACGCCTCCTCCGCGCTGGATCCCGGGTGCAGCGTTCCTGACGCGGAAGCAGCCGGACCGGTGTCCGGCGAGTCAGGCTTCATTTACGACGGCGGGACCGCCTGTTACCGGCCAACCGGTTCTGCCGCCGGGGTGCTTACCGTGGAGGATGACGGGCGGCTCACTGTCCTGGGAAGCACCGGCATCCTCACAAATGAGCGGCTGGACGAACTCGGTCACGCGGCGCTTGCCATCCGCACCCTCGGCGCCTCCCCGGACCTGGTCTGGTACCTCCCCACCATCGAGGACCTGGAAACCGGCGGTTCCCCGCAGACCCTCGACGAACTTGCCCCGGGCTGGGCGCGTTTCCTCGGACCCTGGCTCGCCCTGGTGGCCGCGGCGGCAATAGCCTGGCGGGGCAGGCGCCTTGGCCCGCTGGTGTTTGAGCCCCTTCCCGTGGTGGTCAAAGCAGTGGAGACAGCAGAGGGCAGGGCCCGGCTTTACCACGATTCCCACGCCGTGGACCAGGCCCGGGACAATCTCCGGGCCGGAACCCTGGTTCGGCTCTCAGGGCACCTGCGGCTGGGCGCCGCGGCCACGGCCGACCAGGTGGTCAACGCTGCAGCACGGCACCTCGGCCAGCCGGCCCGGCAGATAAACCAACTCGTCAACGAACATCCCCGCACCGAGGCAA